A window of Candidatus Nitrospira allomarina genomic DNA:
CTTGAATGAGACGCAGGGATGGAATCTTATGAAACCGCAATCTTCGGTTTTTTCATTTCGCTCGCACCCACATCTCTATGAAATCAATACCTGGGTGTGGTTGCATGACCTCTCTCAGAAATTGAACCGAACGATTCGTCTTGGTGACGTGCCTGATCATGAATGGGATGAGCTTCAGGCAAAGGGATTTGATTGTCTGTGGCTCATGGGCCTCTGGGAGCGCAGTCCTCTGGGCCGGCGGATTGCAAGACAACATGCTGACTTGCAGAAAGAATACGCCAAAGCGCTTCCCGATTGGCAGGAATTTGAGGTCGTGGGTTCCCCCTATGCCATTCGGGCGTATCAGCCTGATCCTGAGCTGGGGTCCTGGGAGCAATTGCAGGACGTATTGGGAAAACTTCATGACCGCGGAATCAAATTGATTCTGGATTTTGTACCCAATCACACCGCATTGGATCATGAGTGGACCACCAGTCATCCGGAGTATTATGTCCAAGGAACCTCCAGGGATGTCACAAACTTCCCCTCGCAATTTTTTCCCATCGAAACATCACAAGGCATTCGATATCTGGCACATGGCAAGGATCCCAATTGCCCTTCTTGGACGGACACCGCACAATTAGACTACTTCAATCCTGATACCCGTAAGGCGTTGATTCGTGAATTGCAACAAGTTGCCAATTACTGCGATGGCGTTCGCTGTGATATGGCCATGTTAGTGCTCAATGAGGTGTTCGCACAGACATGGAAAAATCATGTGAAGGGCAATGTCTGGCCTGCCGGGGAGTTCTGGACAGAAGCCATCTCCCTCCTGCCGCATTGTATGTGGATTGCAGAGGTGTATTGGGATCGTGAATGGGAGCTTCAACAACTTGGTTTTCAGTTTACCTACGACAAAAGATTGTATGATCGGCTTCGCCATTCGACCCCACATGAGGTCGCCCTGCATCTTCAGGCTGATACGAGCTTTCAAAGCAAACTTGTGCGGTTTTTGGAAAATCACGATGAGCCGAGAAGTGCTGTGGCGTTTGGTAACGTCCGTCTCCCCGCGGTCGGGGTCCTGATGGCCACATTGCCGGGCATGCGTATGTATCACCAAGGCCAACTCACTGGAAAACGTATCCGGATTCCGGTTCAACTCTGTCGAGCCCAGGACGAACCCCCTGATGAAGCGACCGTCGCGTTTTATGACCGAATTCTTGCGATCACCAATGAAGACGTGTTTCACGCCGGGAAATGGGCCATGCTCACTGTGCGTTCGGCCGGGGATGATTCTTTCAATAATGTCGTGGCGTATCAATGGACATCCGACCGGGATTTTAGGCTTATCGCGGTAAACCTGAGTCCCATGGTTGCCCACGCGTATATTCGTCTGAATGGAGCGCTTGGGATGGAATCGAACACCTCCCCTCACTACACCTTGTATGACGAGTTCAGCGATCTATCCTTTGAGGGTAAGCGAAAGGATCTCATTCAAAGCGGATTGTACGTCCGTCTCGATCCTTTCGGGTGCCATATCTTTTCTATGGGAGTAAAAGAAGGGGGAAATTTAAAATTGAAAAAATAACAATACCCTTCGAGCGATTGAATGTGAATCAATTCATTTCGTCACCCCACACCAAGTTTTCAGGCGAAGGATTTTGCTCCGGCACCCAGTTTTGTTGAGCAACGCATCCAAAAATGGTTGGGAGAATACTACTGTTGGAGACAACTGTGAAAAAGGAATATTCAATTCGTCCATGTTGCGTTATTTTTCCTAGGGAATGTGTGTGAAGGCTGTTTCCGAACCTTGGATTCTCCACGACTACATTGTTAGATCCTGGGTTGATAAGGGGCTATTTGCCGGATATAGGCGATTACCTCCCGAATCTCCTCTGAACTCAATCGATCCCACCAACCATGCATTGGGCTAAAGACCAAGCCCCAAATAACGCTTGCACGTAGGTCCAACTCGCTTTTACCGGTGGATTCCGGAGAATGGAAATCTGTTGGGGGCACGATTAATGCGGATGAATCCGGGCCTCTTCCGTCGCCCGCCTTCCCATGACACCGAAGGCAATGCAGACGATAAATTGTTTCTCCCGCAGAGATCATCGTGGTCTGCTGAGCCCGGACTTCTCCAGGCCATAGCAAGATGCCGACACAACTGATAACGGGTATGACCAGACTGAGAAGGCCTTGTTTTTTTTTCATCGGGTAAAATTAGTAAGTTTCATGGAAATGCGATCCTGTCGCACCTTGCAACACCCTTTCCCTTTTTTTATGGACCCAAATTGCAACACTTTTCCAATGTTCAGTTTTCACTAAGTCTTTTTGCTCTAATTCCAAACCTACCCATGCCCCTAAAAGATCTTGCCGGGTAAGGCATCCTATCCCCACACAATTTTTTTTCTACTGGAAGTACCAGAAAATGATGGTTTTTCATGATTTTGACAGCCTCCGCTAAGGAACTAGGAATAGCGGTAGGGTCCGGCACCATGATCTCCTTTGCGGTTAATTGCCTGACATCCCCGCTTCCAGCACGGCTAGCACGTCAAATTGGCTGATGAACCCCACACAGTGCCCGCTTCATGAAAGATTTGACTTCTCCGGACCATCTGGATGGTTCAATGGACAATATTATTTTTCCACAAATTTTTACCTTTATCCGTTCTACGTTACCTTATGTGTTGCCCTCTGTTCGGTAATGGGTAAGACGTGTACATGGTATTGTTTCCGTAATCACCTGAAATCAGAATTTTTGCTTCTATATGGTTATTGAAGCAAGCCCCGTGCCTTTATGAACAACCTCTCTCTTTCGTCATCCTGCCGGTGGTCATCGGTGACTTATCCACAACGAAGACCTGAGGGATGTCGGATGAACCGGGGGCATGACAGACCTTTTTCCTTTTCCCCGTCAGTCATGAGGAAAATATAAAAGTTGCAGTTTGACTCCCTGGACATTATTCATCCTAATTGGCATTGTTGTTAGTAGAGGTAAAAAATTGGGCCACTGATTCCCATTTCTTTTGTACATGAATGAGAGATTCACGTACCAATCATCAGGAGGAAGGGTCTATGGGTTTGCAAAGTTAAGGAGGTTCTGCGTGACCACCACATGTTCCAGGGAGAAAAGAATTTTTCTCGGAGCCCTATTTCTTTTGGTCGCGTTCAGTATGGTGAGTGTTGCCCTGTGTGTGAAATCTCCAACCGGGGTAGTCAGAGGCACAATCGATGAGGTCATCCGATTGGTGAGCGACGAAGGTCTCAAGGCGGCAGACCAAGCGACCCATCGCCGGCAATTGTTGGAGGAGATTATTGGACAACATTTTGATTTTGAAGAGATGGCTAAACGATCACTGGCCGCACATTGGAGAGATCGAAGTGAGGCGGAACATCAGGAATTTGCGGCATTGTTTCAATCGCTTCTTTCAAAAACCTATGCAGGGAAAATTGAGAACTATTCCGGAGAAAAAGTCCAGTATCTTAAGGAACGGCTGAAAGATTCCTATGCAGAAGTACAGACCACCATTGTGTCAAATACAACGGAAATCTCTCTCGATTACCGGCTCCTACTAAAAGATGGCGACTGGCGGGTCTATGATGTAGTGGTTGATGGAGTGAGTCTTGTGAAAAATTACCGGGTGCAATTCGATCGCATTATTCGGGATTCCTCCTACGAAGAATTGGTGAAGACCTTGCGAGACAAGTCCGGTGCCATCACGGCTCCCTAAGGGATGCTTAGGATGAAAACCCGTATTTTAATTCATCGAGGACCAGAATCCTACCGGTCAACGCGCAACCTCTTGAAATGGCCGAACGGAAAGCCATCGCCTGCTCGTGTTACCGGGTGGGTTGGTGCGAGACTTCACCTTGATGATTCGCATAGATGTGGTTGAGGTCATACCCCATAGGCGAAATGGTTCGACGCGCGGCTCTCACCAAGAGAATCGGAGATCAGTAATCTTTGATCGCGATCCCAACGCTGGTTTAGGATTCCGATTGTTTTTCTTGCCCTCCATCCTTGGTGATCTTGCTTATGAAATTTGGGACTAATCCTTCTGAAAAGCCGGCGAGGAAGGCCCAGACGATGGCCTTGGCAACATCGGCATTCGTAGCCGGTATGCTCGAAGCAGCAAAATCTTTGTAGCTCACGTATTTCGCCGGCTCTACGAACTCCGGAAAGAGCGATCCCTGTATCAAGCCCGCCATGAAAATTGTATACAACACAAAGGCAAAGATCCCGCCGACAAATGGGGACACATAGATTTGGATTCGGACTGGACTCATGGGTTTTGGCTGTGCTCAGGTTCTGAATCCGACGAAAGCTATTAACCACTCCGCCTACGGTTCCGGATACAAAAATCAGCGCCTCATATGGAACCAATCCGAACGTGGCGAGAAAGGCGGTCGTCGTCACGGCTCCGACGACCAGAATGATTGCGATGGCAATATGCGTGGCTTGGTTGGGATCCGTCCGTAGTTTCGATTGCTGGCTATCGTTTGTATTCATAGGTCGCCAAGCGTAGACTTTGTCATAATGTGATTGCAAGCTGTTTCTCATTTCCCTTCAGTCCCTGTAGCTCCCGGCCGGGTTGCTGCTCCTGCGGAAGGCGCTTCCTGATTTAATGTCGGAAGTAGAACGGGAAACCCCAGTTTTGCACTGATATTTGTCCGGAAAGAGTTCAAGCGGGGTATCTGTCAACTGCAATCAAAGATTTCCCAGTGAAAATGAACGTGACTGAGGAGCCTCCCCAGCAGACAAACTCACCGAAAAGTGTTCATCGAATCAGCATGTTTACCGCCACGTGCGTGCTGGTCAGCAATGTGGTGGGCACCGGGGTCTTCACCACGACAGGTTTTATGGCCCGGGACATCGGGGATCCATGGCTGATTCTTCTGGTATGGGGAGCGGGCGCGTTATTGGCTCTCACGGGGGCGATGTGTTACAGCGAGCTGGGTGCAGCATTCCCTTTTGTCGGGGGAGACTATGTGTATCTTCGGGAAGCCTACCATCCATTTTTTGCATTCCTAAGTGGGTGGGCTTCATTTACCGTGGGCTTTGGAGCCGCCATTGCCGCAGGCGCCATGGGATTTGCCTCCTATGTGGTTCAACTCATCCCATATGAACCGGCTTCCACTTTCCTGATCAAGGGATTTGCCTTAGGCTTGATTTGGAGTCTGACTGCGGTTCATGTGGCAGGCGTTGGTCCTGGCGGGCTCCTTCAACAGCTGTTCACCGTCTTAAAAGTTGGAGCAATCCTGCTTCTCATAGTTGGAGCCTTCACGGTAGGTCATGGTGATTGGGAACATTTAGTCGTGCCACCGAGAAAGCCGGATGTCGGGCTGGGAACGCTGGTGGTGTCCTTTATTTTTGTGACCTATGCCTATTCGGGATGGAATGCCGCAGGGTACATTGCCGGAGAAATACTCAATCCGACCCGTTCTATTCCCCGAACGATGATAGGAGGGACTCTGCTGGTTGGCACGGTCTATGTGGTGCTGAACGTGGTATATTTCTACGCCTTACCGATTCAAGCTTTGGCCGCACCTCCACTCATGCCGGTGGCGGAAAAAGTCGCGGTGGGAATGTTTGGTCAGGCGGCCGCTGAATTTGTCACTATCATGTTGTGTATTTCCATCGCCGGCGCGGTGAGCGCGATGATATGGACCGGGCCTCGGGTCTACTATGCCATGGCCAGAGACGGGTTTCTGCCGGCCTTCTTTTCGGATACGGAACACCATCATGGCACCCCGGTTCGTTCCATTGTTCTCCAAAGTCTGTGGGTGACTGTATTAGTGCTTTTAGGAACCTTTGAGCAGTTGGTGATTTACAGCGGAATGGTGATCACTGCCTTCACAGCGCTGACAGTCGGGGCCGTGATCATTCTTCGTCAACGGCGTCCGCAATTAGTTCGTCCCTACCGGGTTCCCTTCTATCCTGTCTTGCCCGTGGGGTATATCCTGGTTGCGGGAGTGATCATGCTTTTTCTCAGTGTGGAAAAACCGGTTGAAACCCTTTGGGCCTGTCTGACCCTGAGTGCTGGGATTCCCCTGTACTTCCTGATGAGAAAGCATAATGGAGTATCTGGGGCCAGATGAACATAGCAATCACACAGAGGAGAAAAATTCATACACTTGCCTTCTTTGTGATACTTGGTGGAGTATGGTCTATTGGGGCGGGATGTGAAAATGGAAAGCAGGCTATGACCCAGGAGAGCAATCACTCACGACAGGTTGAACGGGATTCGATGGTGGATACCCAAATCGTGGGGGGAGGTGTCACCGATCCAGCTGTTGTCGCGGCCATGCGCCGGGTTCCACGGCACCGGTTTATGCCTGAGTCACAGGCTGAAGATGCTTATGGAGATTTTCCACTTTCCATCGGTTATGGGCAGACGATTTCTCAGCCTTTCATTGTTGCGTATATGACGCAAGCCCTGAAGTTGAAGCCGGATGAGAAGGTCCTGGAGATAGGCACGGGTTCCGGGTATCAGGCCGCCATACTAGCTGAATTAGTTTCAAAAGTATTTACCATAGAAATTGTCGAACCACTTGCCGTCAGTGCAAAAAAAACTCTGGCAGAACTTGGCTACGACAATGTGATTGTGCGGTCTGGTGATGGCTATAAGGGTTGGCCGGGCGAAGGCCCGTTTGATGCGATCATTTTGACGGCGGCGCCGAATCATATTCCCGAACCACTCTTAGAACAACTGGCGATCGGCGGGCGTCTCATTCTTCCCGTCGGAGACTACCCTCAACGTCTTCTGTTCATTCGTCGTACTGAGGAGGGATACCAGGAAACCGAGTTGTTACCCGTGGTGTTTGTGCCCATGACGGGCGAAGCCTTAACGAATCCTCCCGCAACCGGGCCTTGACGAACTTCTCCCCCGGTGACCACATTCTTCACTCAT
This region includes:
- a CDS encoding alpha-amylase family glycosyl hydrolase; the encoded protein is MKPQSSVFSFRSHPHLYEINTWVWLHDLSQKLNRTIRLGDVPDHEWDELQAKGFDCLWLMGLWERSPLGRRIARQHADLQKEYAKALPDWQEFEVVGSPYAIRAYQPDPELGSWEQLQDVLGKLHDRGIKLILDFVPNHTALDHEWTTSHPEYYVQGTSRDVTNFPSQFFPIETSQGIRYLAHGKDPNCPSWTDTAQLDYFNPDTRKALIRELQQVANYCDGVRCDMAMLVLNEVFAQTWKNHVKGNVWPAGEFWTEAISLLPHCMWIAEVYWDREWELQQLGFQFTYDKRLYDRLRHSTPHEVALHLQADTSFQSKLVRFLENHDEPRSAVAFGNVRLPAVGVLMATLPGMRMYHQGQLTGKRIRIPVQLCRAQDEPPDEATVAFYDRILAITNEDVFHAGKWAMLTVRSAGDDSFNNVVAYQWTSDRDFRLIAVNLSPMVAHAYIRLNGALGMESNTSPHYTLYDEFSDLSFEGKRKDLIQSGLYVRLDPFGCHIFSMGVKEGGNLKLKK
- a CDS encoding c-type cytochrome, translated to MKKKQGLLSLVIPVISCVGILLWPGEVRAQQTTMISAGETIYRLHCLRCHGKAGDGRGPDSSALIVPPTDFHSPESTGKSELDLRASVIWGLVFSPMHGWWDRLSSEEIREVIAYIRQIAPYQPRI
- a CDS encoding MlaC/ttg2D family ABC transporter substrate-binding protein, coding for MTTTCSREKRIFLGALFLLVAFSMVSVALCVKSPTGVVRGTIDEVIRLVSDEGLKAADQATHRRQLLEEIIGQHFDFEEMAKRSLAAHWRDRSEAEHQEFAALFQSLLSKTYAGKIENYSGEKVQYLKERLKDSYAEVQTTIVSNTTEISLDYRLLLKDGDWRVYDVVVDGVSLVKNYRVQFDRIIRDSSYEELVKTLRDKSGAITAP
- a CDS encoding APC family permease, which produces MTEEPPQQTNSPKSVHRISMFTATCVLVSNVVGTGVFTTTGFMARDIGDPWLILLVWGAGALLALTGAMCYSELGAAFPFVGGDYVYLREAYHPFFAFLSGWASFTVGFGAAIAAGAMGFASYVVQLIPYEPASTFLIKGFALGLIWSLTAVHVAGVGPGGLLQQLFTVLKVGAILLLIVGAFTVGHGDWEHLVVPPRKPDVGLGTLVVSFIFVTYAYSGWNAAGYIAGEILNPTRSIPRTMIGGTLLVGTVYVVLNVVYFYALPIQALAAPPLMPVAEKVAVGMFGQAAAEFVTIMLCISIAGAVSAMIWTGPRVYYAMARDGFLPAFFSDTEHHHGTPVRSIVLQSLWVTVLVLLGTFEQLVIYSGMVITAFTALTVGAVIILRQRRPQLVRPYRVPFYPVLPVGYILVAGVIMLFLSVEKPVETLWACLTLSAGIPLYFLMRKHNGVSGAR
- a CDS encoding protein-L-isoaspartate(D-aspartate) O-methyltransferase — its product is MNIAITQRRKIHTLAFFVILGGVWSIGAGCENGKQAMTQESNHSRQVERDSMVDTQIVGGGVTDPAVVAAMRRVPRHRFMPESQAEDAYGDFPLSIGYGQTISQPFIVAYMTQALKLKPDEKVLEIGTGSGYQAAILAELVSKVFTIEIVEPLAVSAKKTLAELGYDNVIVRSGDGYKGWPGEGPFDAIILTAAPNHIPEPLLEQLAIGGRLILPVGDYPQRLLFIRRTEEGYQETELLPVVFVPMTGEALTNPPATGP